The Macaca mulatta isolate MMU2019108-1 chromosome 19, T2T-MMU8v2.0, whole genome shotgun sequence sequence ATAAATCACAGTTTCTGGGTCTGGGGCTTAGAACTCTGGAATCACAGACCCTTCTTTAAAAAtggctgtttttaaatttttttttttttttttttttaaattttgagacagagttttactctgtctcccaggctggagtgcagtggcatgatctcagctcactgcaacctcacctcctgggttccagcgattctcctgcctcagcctcctgagtagctgggactacaggcacatgccaccacgcccggctaatttttgtatttttggtagagatggggtttcaccatgttggtcaggctggtctcgaactcctgacctcacaatctgcccgcctccacctcccaaagtgctgggattacggggtgagccaccgcacctggctgaaaaATGGCTCTTTTATTGTTTCCCTCTGAAGAATTGTGTCAGAGCCCCCTTTATGTCTTTATTCCTCAGACTGTAAATGAAGGGGTTGAGCATGGGGGTGACCACAGTGTACATCACCGAGGTGACAGTAGTTGAGTGTGAGTTTTGGGTCATAGTAGAGCTAAGGTACACTCCTAGCCCCGTACCATAAAATATGGAGACAACCAAGAGGTGAGATGCACAGGTAGAAAATGCCTTGTACTTCCCCTGAGATGACGAGATTGCACATATGGAGGAAACTATCCTACAGTAAGAATAAAGGATCCCAATAAGAGGACCACCGTCCAGCAGCACAGCTGCAAAATACATCACCATGTTGTTCACAAAGGTGTCAGAACAGGCAAGGTGGATCATCTCATTAAGTTCACAGAAAAAGTGAGGGATTTCCAAGTCTGCGCAGAAGGACAACTGCAACGTCATTAAGCTTTGTAACATGGAGTTTAGGACACTCGTGATCCAGGACACCAGAATCAGTAGTCCACAGAGCTGAGGGTTCATGATGACCATGTAGTGTAGGGGGGGACAGATGGCCACAAACCGGTCATAGGCCATCACGGTCAGGAGTAAGCTATCCAACACTATAAAGAGTACAAAAAAGCACATCTGGGTGATGCAGCCTGCATAGGTGATGACTTTGCTGTGTGTCTGGATATTCACCAACATCTTTGGGACCGTG is a genomic window containing:
- the LOC114674166 gene encoding putative olfactory receptor 7A2, yielding MATFLSENQSRNINQVKAENETRISEFLLLGFSEKQELQPLLFGLFLSMYLVTVLGNLLIILATISDSHLHTPMYFFLSNLSFVDICFASTTVPKMLVNIQTHSKVITYAGCITQMCFFVLFIVLDSLLLTVMAYDRFVAICPPLHYMVIMNPQLCGLLILVSWITSVLNSMLQSLMTLQLSFCADLEIPHFFCELNEMIHLACSDTFVNNMVMYFAAVLLDGGPLIGILYSYCRIVSSICAISSSQGKYKAFSTCASHLLVVSIFYGTGLGVYLSSTMTQNSHSTTVTSVMYTVVTPMLNPFIYSLRNKDIKGALTQFFRGKQ